The following proteins come from a genomic window of Nocardioides albertanoniae:
- a CDS encoding peptidoglycan recognition protein family protein, protein MARFPRVLTVTLTAVALGASTLVPALSSTADPAAAAGALFSRSAATADEEGQLIKLPRLEDGIATRDVKLPPRLTERSAGAAATDKLRTTTISMVGVSWTGEETPDVEVRVRKSDQWRKWQELPLQEDLPDGAESVIAARGKPERHGTQPVWTGRASGVQVRVKGAQPKDLLLTLINTGPQEDVDKPSEEDAGDIGYGASGNENGRAARKKPRWAPAPPIFGRKQWGANNSWRNGRPEYNSSLKQVHIHHTATSNNYSRGDVPGIIRGIYSYHTRSLGWFDIAYNFLIDKYGRVWEGRSGGVNRLVKGAHTLGFNHQSMGLALIGNFEHVRPSDDALIQTERMAAWKLDMAGRDERGKVMTVSKGSDRFAPGRRVRVWVIDGHFHTNETSCPGAQLAKWLPWIRKYAYKRDQMFNG, encoded by the coding sequence ATGGCCCGCTTCCCCCGCGTCCTCACGGTGACCCTGACCGCCGTCGCTCTCGGTGCGTCCACGCTCGTTCCTGCGCTCAGCTCGACGGCTGACCCGGCCGCAGCTGCCGGCGCGCTCTTCTCCCGCTCGGCCGCCACCGCCGACGAGGAGGGCCAGCTGATCAAGCTGCCGCGCCTCGAGGACGGCATCGCCACCCGCGACGTGAAGCTGCCGCCGCGGCTGACCGAGCGCTCCGCCGGCGCGGCCGCCACCGACAAGCTGCGCACGACGACCATCTCGATGGTCGGTGTCTCCTGGACCGGTGAGGAGACCCCCGACGTCGAGGTGCGGGTGCGCAAGTCGGACCAGTGGCGCAAGTGGCAGGAGCTGCCGCTGCAGGAGGACCTCCCCGACGGCGCCGAGTCGGTCATCGCCGCGCGCGGCAAGCCCGAGCGCCACGGCACCCAGCCGGTGTGGACCGGCCGGGCCAGCGGCGTACAGGTCCGGGTGAAGGGCGCGCAGCCGAAGGACCTGCTGCTCACCCTGATCAACACCGGGCCGCAGGAAGACGTCGACAAGCCCTCCGAGGAGGACGCCGGCGACATCGGCTACGGCGCCTCGGGGAACGAGAACGGCCGTGCGGCGCGGAAGAAGCCGCGGTGGGCGCCGGCGCCGCCGATCTTCGGCCGCAAGCAGTGGGGTGCCAACAACTCCTGGCGCAACGGCCGCCCGGAGTACAACTCCTCGCTCAAGCAGGTGCACATCCACCACACCGCCACGAGCAACAACTACTCCAGGGGCGACGTGCCGGGGATCATCCGCGGCATCTACAGCTATCACACCAGGTCGCTGGGGTGGTTCGACATCGCCTACAACTTCCTCATCGACAAGTACGGCCGCGTCTGGGAGGGCCGCTCCGGCGGCGTCAACCGGCTCGTCAAGGGTGCCCACACGCTCGGCTTCAACCACCAGTCGATGGGCCTCGCGCTGATCGGCAACTTCGAGCACGTACGTCCCTCCGATGATGCGCTCATCCAGACCGAGCGGATGGCTGCCTGGAAGCTCGACATGGCCGGCCGCGACGAGCGTGGCAAGGTGATGACGGTCTCCAAGGGCAGCGACCGGTTCGCTCCGGGCCGTCGCGTGCGGGTCTGGGTCATCGACGGTCACTTCCACACCAACGAGACCTCCTGCCCCGGCGCCCAGCTCGCCAAGTGGCTGCCGTGGATCAGGAAGTACGCCTACAAGCGCGACCAGATGTTCAACGGCTGA
- a CDS encoding TIGR03086 family metal-binding protein, translated as MTDEAGILSRALDQTGDLLDRVHAETASRPTPCEGWDIGRLADHVIADGANFVTMLRGEQPDWAAPTPHVSESWGPTFRVGADDVLHAWDQHGAGASVPVGMLVAEYAVHSWDLAQALGIPSAELDPELAEAGLGFMRANLKPEMRTGAFAAEIEAPEGAGAYERLAAFAGREVS; from the coding sequence ATGACAGACGAGGCAGGAATTCTCTCGAGGGCGCTGGACCAGACCGGTGACCTCCTCGACCGCGTGCACGCGGAGACCGCCAGCCGGCCCACCCCGTGCGAGGGGTGGGACATCGGCCGGCTCGCCGACCATGTGATCGCCGACGGTGCGAACTTCGTGACCATGCTCCGCGGTGAGCAGCCCGACTGGGCGGCGCCGACGCCCCATGTCAGCGAGAGCTGGGGACCGACGTTCCGGGTCGGCGCCGACGACGTGCTCCACGCGTGGGACCAGCACGGTGCGGGCGCCTCGGTGCCGGTCGGCATGCTCGTCGCCGAGTACGCCGTGCACTCCTGGGATCTCGCGCAGGCGCTCGGCATCCCGTCCGCCGAGCTCGATCCCGAGCTGGCCGAGGCCGGGTTGGGGTTCATGCGGGCCAACCTGAAGCCGGAGATGCGCACGGGGGCGTTCGCCGCGGAGATCGAAGCGCCCGAGGGGGCGGGGGCGTACGAGCGGCTGGCTGCTTTCGCCGGACGAGAGGTCTCCTGA
- the metG gene encoding methionine--tRNA ligase: MSNVLSAVAWPYANGPRHIGHVAGFGVPSDVFSRYMRMAGHNVLMVSGSDEHGTPILIAADEAGKTPQELVDQNHRIIVEDLVSLGLTYDLYTRTSSVNHHSVVQELFLGVYNNGYFVEQTSKGAISPSTGRTLPDRYIEGTCPICGADGARGDQCDNCGNQLDPDQLINPVSKINGETPEFVETQHFFLDLPALAEALHAFLDEREQTGLWRPNVIRFSQNILKEIRPRAMTRDIDWGIKVPLDGWRENPTKRMYVWFDAVIGYLSASIEWARRSGDPEAWRKWWNAPEALSYYFMGKDNIVFHAQIWPAELIAYNGQGSKGGEPGPYGVLNLPTEVVSSEYLTMEGKKFSSSKKIVIYVRDLLSRYQPDAFRYFVASAGPESNDSDFTWSEFVRRTNDELVAGWGNLVNRTATLIAKNFGELPAAGELTEADQAILDTVGATFATVGDLIGRHRQKQAIGEAMRAVGEVNKYVTDLEPWKLAKDPSDRERLGTVLHVMAQCVADLNLILSPFLPFSANEIDKALGGKGEIAPMPRIEETRDLDDDRPFPIITGDYSGAPAWERHPIVVGTPVSKPTPVFRKLDTAVIDEELDRLGIKPE, from the coding sequence ATGAGCAACGTTCTGTCCGCAGTCGCCTGGCCGTACGCAAACGGCCCGCGCCACATCGGCCATGTCGCCGGTTTCGGCGTGCCCTCCGACGTCTTCAGTCGGTACATGCGGATGGCGGGCCACAACGTGCTCATGGTCTCGGGCTCCGACGAGCACGGCACCCCGATCCTGATCGCCGCCGACGAGGCCGGCAAGACGCCGCAGGAGCTCGTCGACCAGAACCACCGGATCATCGTCGAGGACCTCGTCTCCCTCGGCCTGACCTACGACCTCTACACCCGCACCAGCTCGGTCAACCACCACTCGGTGGTGCAGGAGCTGTTCCTCGGGGTCTACAACAACGGCTACTTCGTCGAGCAGACGTCCAAGGGCGCGATCTCGCCGTCGACCGGGCGCACCCTGCCCGACCGCTACATCGAGGGCACCTGCCCGATCTGTGGGGCCGACGGTGCGCGCGGTGACCAGTGCGACAACTGCGGCAACCAGCTCGACCCCGACCAGCTGATCAACCCGGTCTCCAAGATCAACGGCGAGACCCCGGAGTTCGTCGAGACCCAGCACTTCTTCCTCGACCTGCCCGCCCTGGCCGAGGCGCTGCACGCGTTCCTCGACGAGCGTGAGCAGACCGGTCTGTGGCGTCCCAACGTCATCCGCTTCTCGCAGAACATCCTCAAGGAGATCCGCCCGCGTGCGATGACGCGCGACATCGACTGGGGCATCAAGGTGCCGCTCGACGGCTGGCGCGAGAACCCGACCAAGCGCATGTACGTCTGGTTCGACGCGGTCATCGGCTACCTGTCCGCCTCGATCGAGTGGGCGCGGCGCTCTGGTGACCCGGAGGCCTGGCGGAAGTGGTGGAACGCCCCTGAGGCGCTCTCGTACTACTTCATGGGCAAGGACAACATCGTCTTCCACGCCCAGATCTGGCCGGCCGAGCTGATCGCCTACAACGGTCAGGGGTCCAAGGGCGGCGAGCCCGGGCCGTACGGTGTGCTGAACCTGCCCACCGAGGTCGTCTCCAGCGAATATCTGACGATGGAGGGCAAGAAGTTCTCCTCCTCGAAGAAGATCGTGATCTACGTGCGCGACCTGCTCTCGCGCTACCAGCCCGACGCCTTCCGCTACTTCGTGGCCTCGGCCGGGCCGGAGTCGAACGACTCCGACTTCACCTGGTCCGAGTTCGTGCGGCGTACGAACGACGAGCTCGTCGCCGGCTGGGGCAACCTGGTCAACCGCACCGCCACCCTGATCGCGAAGAACTTCGGCGAGCTGCCCGCCGCCGGTGAGCTGACCGAGGCCGACCAGGCGATCCTCGACACCGTCGGTGCCACGTTCGCCACGGTGGGCGACCTGATCGGCCGCCACCGGCAGAAGCAGGCGATCGGCGAGGCGATGCGCGCCGTCGGCGAGGTCAACAAGTACGTCACCGACCTCGAGCCGTGGAAGCTCGCCAAGGACCCCTCGGACCGCGAGCGCCTCGGCACCGTGCTGCACGTGATGGCCCAGTGCGTCGCCGACCTCAACCTGATCCTGTCGCCGTTCCTGCCGTTCTCCGCCAACGAGATCGACAAGGCTCTGGGCGGCAAGGGCGAGATCGCCCCGATGCCCCGCATCGAGGAGACCCGCGACCTCGACGACGACCGGCCCTTCCCGATCATCACCGGCGACTACTCCGGCGCCCCCGCCTGGGAGCGCCACCCGATCGTCGTCGGCACCCCGGTCTCCAAGCCCACCCCGGTCTTCCGCAAGCTCGACACCGCCGTGATCGACGAAGAGCTCGACCGGCTCGGGATCAAGCCGGAGTAG
- a CDS encoding DsbA family protein, translating into MTQTTPAAPSETPEKATEKTAADFWFDPACPFAWITSRWILEVEKVRDVEVTWHIMSLAYLNQDKDIPQEYRDFLSTAWGPVRVCMAVQNEYGQEKLAEIYTALGTRRHVEGRDFDRALIEEALASVDLPVELADAMDDESFDEAIAKSHHEGMDQVGNDVGTPTIAMNGSAFFGPVISKAPKGEEAGKLWDGFQLITAYPYVYELKRARVHDLDFS; encoded by the coding sequence ATGACACAGACCACTCCCGCCGCGCCGTCCGAGACCCCCGAGAAGGCAACCGAGAAGACCGCCGCCGACTTCTGGTTCGACCCTGCCTGTCCCTTCGCCTGGATCACCTCGCGCTGGATCCTCGAGGTCGAGAAGGTGCGCGACGTCGAGGTGACGTGGCACATCATGAGCCTGGCCTACCTCAACCAGGACAAGGACATCCCGCAGGAGTACCGCGACTTCCTCTCCACCGCCTGGGGTCCGGTGCGGGTCTGCATGGCGGTGCAGAACGAGTACGGCCAGGAGAAGCTCGCCGAGATCTACACCGCGCTCGGCACCCGTCGCCACGTCGAGGGCCGCGACTTCGACCGCGCTCTGATCGAGGAGGCACTCGCCTCCGTCGACCTCCCGGTCGAGCTCGCCGACGCGATGGACGACGAGTCCTTCGACGAGGCGATCGCGAAGTCCCACCACGAGGGCATGGACCAGGTCGGCAACGACGTCGGCACGCCGACGATCGCGATGAACGGGTCGGCGTTCTTCGGACCGGTCATCTCCAAGGCGCCGAAGGGCGAGGAGGCCGGCAAGCTCTGGGACGGGTTCCAGCTGATCACCGCCTACCCCTACGTCTACGAGCTCAAGCGGGCCCGGGTCCACGACCTCGACTTCAGCTGA
- a CDS encoding maleylpyruvate isomerase family mycothiol-dependent enzyme — MVDQMGVFALQRALTQAAELLDTVTADDLARPTPCPEWDLRKLANHMIAQPRVFVTMLQGSPPGWDGHEDYAVNLGEELRTRGNALINLWREVGPDDMVMVDPDWQSAEIAVHTWDLCAALGRGSDGLDDAVAQRAVVSMDTILGPERKGHAFANALAAPEGSSAYEHLAAYAGRPVPFVAPA; from the coding sequence GTGGTTGACCAGATGGGTGTGTTCGCGCTGCAGCGAGCACTGACACAGGCAGCAGAGCTTCTCGACACCGTCACGGCGGACGACCTGGCACGGCCGACACCGTGCCCCGAGTGGGACCTGCGCAAGCTGGCCAACCACATGATCGCGCAGCCGCGTGTCTTCGTGACCATGCTCCAGGGCTCGCCGCCGGGATGGGACGGCCACGAGGACTACGCGGTCAATCTCGGCGAGGAGCTGCGCACCCGGGGCAACGCGCTGATCAACCTGTGGCGCGAGGTCGGCCCCGACGACATGGTGATGGTCGACCCCGACTGGCAGTCGGCCGAGATCGCCGTCCACACCTGGGACCTGTGCGCTGCGCTGGGTCGCGGGAGCGACGGTCTCGACGACGCCGTCGCCCAGCGGGCGGTCGTCTCCATGGACACCATCCTCGGCCCTGAGCGCAAGGGTCACGCCTTCGCCAACGCGCTCGCCGCGCCGGAGGGTTCGAGCGCCTACGAGCACCTGGCGGCGTACGCCGGGCGGCCGGTGCCGTTCGTCGCACCGGCCTGA